TCGATCAAGCCCGATTGCCTGGCCACGAAAAAGCGCTCGGTCAATTGGGCGCCGGCCCGCTCGAAGACATGATGTCGGAGGAGTTGCTGGATCATCTGCAACATTGGCTGCCCTTCACGCCGGCCATGCGCCATGCGCTCAGTCTGGTTCGAATGGATGTCGAACCTCCTGTCTTGCAACAGCGACTGAAGGCGATGCTCTCGCGGTAGTGCCTCCGCGGGCGGCGGGCATGGATTCCAGGCTCAAGGCCTGGAATGACGGAGAATGGGGTGCGTTACCGCCAAGCTCCCCGCCGGCGACGCGCTCCGAGCTCGTGCTTTAATTCGAGAGGTATTTTTGGAGGAATGTGTAAACGCTGCGGATCGATTTTTCGGCGGCGTCTGGATTGTATTTTTCGATGTGACCCAACACCTTCCTTCCCACCTTAAACTCCGGGGCATCGAAATCGTGGTAGGTACCCTTGTAGATGTTGAGCTCGATGGGCGGGCTATCGTCACTCAGACGCGCAAGCCTCTTTCGGCATCGGTCAGCCGGGCTCCAATTGTCTCGTTCGCCACTCAAAATCAGGATCGGCACGGTCGCATCGCCCTGACTTGCGGCGCAGACCGGATAGTAGGCAACCGCTGCTTTGAACTTGTGGTCCATAAGCTGTTCGTTACCCTCGATTTTTGTTCCCTCCAGCGTCGCGGTGCCGCCCGCTGAAAAGCCCATCAAGGCGACGCGACTGATATCGACAAAGCTTTGCTTCGATAAAAAATTCAAAGCGCCATAGGCGTCGAAGACGCGATCGGGGAGATAGCTTTGACACGTGTCCTTGATGTTGCGGGTGGTGAAGCTATCGACGACAAGCACGACGTAACCCCAGGAGACCAGCCGTTTCGGCCAAAGCTCATTGATGCTCAACCGCATACCCTCGCATCCATGCAGGACGACGACCGCCGGGAAGGGGCCATCACCCTGGGGGCGGGATAGATATCCGAGCAGGGGCGTGCCTTGCGGTTGAGGGAGGTTCTCTCCCTGTTCATTGGCCTTGCGTATTCGAAATGGGCTGAGCTTTACGGGCGCGCTTTCGAACCGCACCAATTCGTCGGCATCAGCCCGGTTTCCAGCGAGCGTGGCGCTGAGAAAAGCGACAAGGCAAAGAAAAAGTCTCGTGGTTTTCACTGAGCTTCTCCACCGTTGGATCAACAGCCTGCTTATTGTACGCCGGACCTGAAGGCGCGCAAAGCGGGCGAGGGGTTTTACCGCCGATTGGGTCGGGTTGGGTGGCGTTCAAATTAACCGCATGCTGCGGCTAGAAGCCCTTGATCACCCCCTGGCAGGTCGTTTATGACTAGCGTAAATACAGGCTGCGAGATTTGAATTCAGAGGTGATGTCGACCAAGTCGGCGCCGCCCTCCGATCGTACACGCCATTCGCCAAGGCTTGCGGATTTGCCACAGGGCTCACCTCTTGCTCCGTCCTCCTCGGGCTTGACCCGAGGATCTACGTCGACCTCCACCAGCAGCGGGCATGGATCCCAGGCTCAAGGCCTGGGATGACGGAGGTTGGGGAGCGCGTTTTGCCAGATCCGCCGCCGGCACGGGGTAAGCCGTTCTGTCGCCGACTGGGTTGCGCAGGCTAGATTCCAGACTGCCCCACGACCACAATTAGCCCTTGATCACCCCCTGGCGGATCATTTATCACTACCGTAAATCCAAGCTGCGAAATTTGAGTCCAGAGGTGATGTCGATCAAATCGGCGCCACCGGCTGATCAAGGGTGACATGCCGAACCAGATCGCGAGACCGGCAAGACCACGTTGATCGAGCCAATAACATCCGTCAGCGTCGCTGAGCCACCACCGCAGATTTGCCACAGAGCTTACCCCTTGCTCCGTCCTCCTCGGGCTTGACCCGAGGATCTACGTCGACCTCCACCAGCAGCGG
This Rhizobium brockwellii DNA region includes the following protein-coding sequences:
- a CDS encoding dienelactone hydrolase family protein; this encodes MKTTRLFLCLVAFLSATLAGNRADADELVRFESAPVKLSPFRIRKANEQGENLPQPQGTPLLGYLSRPQGDGPFPAVVVLHGCEGMRLSINELWPKRLVSWGYVVLVVDSFTTRNIKDTCQSYLPDRVFDAYGALNFLSKQSFVDISRVALMGFSAGGTATLEGTKIEGNEQLMDHKFKAAVAYYPVCAASQGDATVPILILSGERDNWSPADRCRKRLARLSDDSPPIELNIYKGTYHDFDAPEFKVGRKVLGHIEKYNPDAAEKSIRSVYTFLQKYLSN